The DNA segment GCAAAGAAAAAACCGGAGCAGCCCTTCTTATGGGTAATGGACAGATTAATTATTCCTGTCACATTAGGATGTACTTTCATTCGAATTGGAAATTTGTTTAACTCTGAAATCTATGGTATTCCTACTACACTTCCCTGGGGATTTGTATTTATACGAGAAACCGAGCCATCCTTATTACCACTTGTCCCACGTCATCCTACACAGATATACGAAGCACTATTTTATCTATCTCTGTTTGCAGGTACCTTTCTATTGTGGAGATACAAACGTCATGTATTGCCTTATGGCTTCATCTCAGGTCTGACATTGATACTGCTTTTTGGATTCCGATTCTTTATTGAGTTCTTAAAAAACAACCAGACAGATTTTGAAAATAACCATATCCTGAACATGGGACAGATTTTAAGCATCCCTGCTAT comes from the Xanthocytophaga agilis genome and includes:
- the lgt gene encoding prolipoprotein diacylglyceryl transferase, with protein sequence MYSFIEWNISPEIYTLTVGDLTLPIAWYGLLFASGFILGQQILFYIFKKEQKPATDVQSLTIYISIATIIGARLGHFLFYEWPLLLSNPTEWLLVLLIPPFRGLASHGATLAIIVAIYLYAKKKPEQPFLWVMDRLIIPVTLGCTFIRIGNLFNSEIYGIPTTLPWGFVFIRETEPSLLPLVPRHPTQIYEALFYLSLFAGTFLLWRYKRHVLPYGFISGLTLILLFGFRFFIEFLKNNQTDFENNHILNMGQILSIPAIITGIVILFLINRHKSSVST